From a region of the Alnus glutinosa chromosome 1, dhAlnGlut1.1, whole genome shotgun sequence genome:
- the LOC133864306 gene encoding sphingosine-1-phosphate lyase isoform X2, which produces MLCYIGGTESEGHFSLINEACSMFAHTNPLHMDVFQSVGQFEAEVVAMTAALLGSKEKGSGGQICGNMTSGGTESILLAVKSSRDYMKTKNGITKPEMIIPESAHSAYDKAAQYFNIKLWRVPVNKEFQADVKAIRRRINRNTILIVGSAPGYPHGVIDPIEELGELATSLRICLHVDLCLGGFVLPFARKLGYAIPPYDFSVKGVTSISVDVHKYGLAPKGTSVVLYRNHDIRKHQFVAVTEWSGGLYVSPTIAGSRPGSLIAGAWAAMLSLGEEGYLENTKKIMEVSKRIQKGIEEIPELFIIGRPDMTIVAFGSNVVDIFEVNDVMSSKGWHLNALQRPNGIHICVTLQHVPIVEEFLGDLMQSVKTVKENPGPINGGLAPIYGAAGRMPDRVMVQELLVNYMDTTC; this is translated from the exons GTTTGCACACACCAACCCATTGCATATGGATGTATTTCAGAGCGTAGGGCAGTTTGAAGCAGAGGTGGTTGCGATGACAGCTGCACTACTCGGCAGTAAAGAAAAGGGTTCAGGAGGACAAATATGTGGAAATATGACATCAGGTGGAACTGAAAGCATATTATTAGCTGTGAAATCATCACGCGACTACATGAAAACCAAGAACGGAATTACAAAACCTGAAAT GATAATACCTGAATCTGCACACTCAGCATATGACAAGGCTGCacaatattttaatatcaaGCTGTGGCGTGTCCCTGTAAATAAAGAATTTCAAGCAGATGTCAAAGCGATTAGACGACGTATTAACAGAAACACCATTTTG ATTGTTGGATCTGCACCTGGGTATCCTCATGGCGTCATTGACCCTATTGAG GAGCTTGGTGAACTAGCTACTAGCCTCCGAATTTGTCTTCATGTAGACCTTTGTCTTGGTGGCTTTGTATTACCTTTCGCTCGTAAACTTGG GTATGCAATTCCACCTTATGATTTTTCTGTTAAAGGAGTGACCTCAATATCGGTGGATGTGCACAAATATGGCTTGGCTCCCAAAGGAACAAGTGTAGTTCTGTACAGAAATCATGACATAAGAAAG CATCAATTTGTTGCTG TTACTGAGTGGTCAGGAGGGCTGTATGTGTCTCCAACAATTGCGGGGAGCAGGCCTGGGAGTTTGATTGCTGGGGCTTGGGCAGCAATGCTGTCTTTGGGGGAAGAAG GGTACTTGGAGAACACAAAAAAGATCATGGAAGTATCAAAGCGAATACAGAAAGG GATAGAGGAAATTCCCGAGTTGTTTATTATTGGAAGGCCAGACATGACAATTGTTGCATTCGGATCTAATGTTGTAGATATATTTGAAGTCAATGATGTCATGTCATCCAAAGGCTGGCATTTGAATGCACTACAAAGGCCCAACGg CATTCATATCTGCGTGACTCTTCAGCATGTACCAATAGTTGAGGAGTTCCTCGGGGATTTGATGCAATCTGTGAAGACT GTAAAAGAAAATCCAGGTCCAATAAATGGAGGGCTAGCTCCCATATATGGTGCTGCGGGCAGAATGCCAGATAGAGTCATGGTCCAGGAATTGTTGGTTAATTACATGGACACTACATGCTAG
- the LOC133858813 gene encoding protein LAZY 1-like, translating into MKLLGWMHRKFRQNSSDPLKDFVTGQASLDDQQYHLKPNYGTKSFKQAPKDHHLRKSFTGLEAAIVDQEEDYGEETSAAISELFHGFLAIGTLGAADQVTSTDPSTPTFAISVENITEKETEVTENDLKLINDELEKVLGAEVKDDGCNFSSGRNSHVSTGRSSHGSTITLSGKPIEGPETNGINGTAVCPLQGYLFGSAIELSETTPVAKKEHRTSLGELFQMSKMAEENSGTKWEREERRSEKEADKSAMHLMKKLLKKKMLHASSRSTTEASGGPLDSASAEKKLHKILQMFHRKVHPENSTASQKSNKPYKTENKKKIINNGDYNNGDQVLPDEEIISYPKRAFLKESIRRYKSQSNPPQFTLGSGDSNGNREHWIKTDAEYLVLEL; encoded by the exons ATGAAG TTACTAGGTTGGATGCATCGTAAGTTCCGCCAAAATAGCAGCGACCCCCTCAAGGATTTTGTCACTG GGCAGGCATCGCTTGACGATCAACAATACCACCTAAAGCCAAACTATGGCACCAAATCCTTCAAACAAGCCCCAAAAGACCACCACCTTCGGAAGTCTTTCACTGGTCTAGAAGCAGCAATAGTAGATCAAGAAGAAGACTACGGAGAAGAAACATCTGCTGCAATATCTGAGCTCTTCCACGGCTTCCTTGCAATTGGTACCCTTGGTGCAGCAGACCAAGTCACTAGTACTGATCCCTCGACACCAACATTCGCCATCTCAGTTGAGAACATAACTGAGAAAGAAACAGAAGTGACAGAGAACGATCTGAAGCTCATCAATGACGAGTTGGAAAAGGTTCTGGGAGCTGAAGTGAAGGACGATGGTTGCAATTTTTCTTCTGGGAGAAACAGTCATGTCAGCACTGGAAGAAGTAGTCATGGCAGCACGATTACGCTTAGCGGTAAGCCAATAGAAGGCCCAGAGACAAATGGGATTAATGGAACGGCAGTCTGCCCACTCCAAGGATATCTTTTTGGGTCAGCAATTGAATTGTCAGAAACAACACCAGTGGCAAAGAAGGAACATAGGACATCTCTTGGTGAGCTTTTTCAGATGAGCAAAATGGCAGAGGAGAATTCCGGGACCAAGTGGGAGAGGGAGGAGAGGCGATCAGAGAAGGAAGCAGATAAGTCCGCCATGCACTTGATGAAAAAGTTGCTCAAGAAAAAAATGCTCCATGCTTCTTCTCGAAGCACTACAGAAGCTTCTGGTGGACCTCTTGACTCTGCTTCAGCAGAGAAAAAGCTGCATAAG ATACTTCAAATGTTCCACAGGAAAGTTCACCCGGAAAACTCAACAGCAAGTCAAAAGTCTAACAAGCCCTACAAGActgaaaacaagaagaaaataatcaaCAATGGGGATTACAACAATGGAGATCAGGTGCTCCCAGATGAAGAAATAATCTCATATCCTAAACGAGCCTTTTTGAAGGAGAGCATAAGACGCTACAAGAGCCAATCTAACCCGCCACAGTTCACACTTGGCAGCGGTGACTCGAATGGGAACAGGGAGCACTGGATCAAGACAGATGCAGAAT ATCTAGTGCTGGAGCTCTGA
- the LOC133864297 gene encoding uncharacterized protein LOC133864297 yields MKIKKKGKVYPSPSSSSSSSSFAAGTQCPSDGDFLAVLKLLPAAILALASVLSLEDREVLAYMVTRSMKPTNPSPITHKRKPPQKKFSPNNNTHKPPVFDCDCFDCYTSYWFRWDSSPNRELIHQAIEAFEDHLAHGEQSKKVNGRGKRREKPVNRRVPEKPSDASETPVVPPETEESSFFSLTSQGNDAVSVSSTDKADGVLEDKAYEVVVEKVREEKDEVAESVVGRTVVAASNDNHHKGLARKVLPDVLGLFNSRLWSLWSPNV; encoded by the coding sequence ATGAAGATTAAGAAGAAAGGTAAAGTATACCCAtctccatcatcatcatcttcttcttcttcttttgctgCTGGGACTCAGTGCCCTTCCGATGGCGATTTTCTCGCCGTGTTGAAGCTCCTCCCGGCGGCGATTCTAGCCCTTGCATCTGTACTCTCCCTGGAAGACCGTGAAGTCCTGGCTTACATGGTTACACGGTCGATGAAACCCACAAACCCTTCTCCGATTACCCACAAGAGAAAGCCACCCCAGAAGAAGTTTTCTCCGAACAACAACACCCACAAGCCGCCGGTGTTCGATTGTGACTGCTTCGACTGCTACACGAGCTACTGGTTCCGGTGGGACTCCTCGCCCAACCGCGAGCTCATCCACCAGGCCATCGAGGCCTTCGAGGACCACTTGGCCCACGGCGAGCAGTCGAAGAAGGTCAACGGCCGAGGCAAGCGCAGGGAAAAACCCGTGAACCGCCGCGTTCCCGAAAAACCCTCCGATGCCTCGGAGACTCCGGTGGTTCCACCGGAGACCGAGGAAAGTTCATTTTTTTCTCTGACTTCGCAAGGGAACGATGCCGTTTCGGTGAGTTCGACAGACAAGGCTGATGGGGTTCTGGAGGATAAAGCGTACGAGGTTGTGGTTGAGAAAGTTAGGGAAGAGAAGGATGAGGTGGCTGAGTCGGTGGTTGGGCGGACAGTGGTGGCGGCGAGCAACGATAACCACCACAAGGGTTTGGCCAGAAAGGTGCTGCCGGACGTGTTGGGCTTATTCAATTCTCGTTTATGGAGCCTTTGGAGTCCGAATGTGTAG